In the Flavobacterium sp. 90 genome, GATACCGCGAATAGAACCGTACATTCCTAATGTATTGTGAATCACTTTTTCGATTTGTTTTTCGCGTTGTTTCCAGATACGTTGCATGGCTCTTTTCTCCGAGTCAAGATCACTTTGCATTTGCGTAAAACCTTCAACAATACCTTCGATTTGCAAACGGAATTCATTACTTGTTAAGAAATCATACAACATCGACATTTTATCTCCTTTATTTTCCTGCGCCTGAACAGCCTGACTTACCTGAATTAAAGACTGACGTAAAACGGCACTTAAACCTTTAAATTCTTCGTAAGTACAAATCCAGATTCCATCACGCATTCCCATTCGGTCCATTCCGGCAGGCATAACTTCAGTTACTAAAACACCAATATTCGCTCTTTTGGTTCTAATATCGTTTTTGAATTTCTCAATCCAAGCGGGTTGAAAAGCTTTTGTACGTTTGCTTTCGTAATAAATAGAACCACAATTTTGCAACTCGCGCGTATTTACAATTTGAAGACAATCGGCACCATTTGCGCCTTTTTTTACTTCATCAATAGTATCTAAAGGAAAATTATTTGCCAGCCATTCTTCAATTGCCAATTCCATAACTTCGCCTTGTAATTGCATAGAACCTTGTTCCTGCTTGCGTTTCATTTCTTCGATCAGTTTCTTTTGATCGTCGGATTGCTTTTGATATTCTTTGATTTTTAGTTCGTTTTTTTCTTCTTCCTGTTTTCGGATTTTATCACGTTCCAAAACTAAAGTTGCATTAAGTTGCTTTTGAGCTTCGGCTTCGATTGCTTCTTTCATTTCCAGTTTTTCACGCTGAAGTTTAGCAATTTCACCTTCCATTTTATTAAGTTCGCGAAGTTTCTCTGATTTCTCAGAAAGTTCTTTTTCCATCGCAACTAAACGATCTTTATTCTCTTCGGCGAGTTTATTTTTTACTTTTTCGGTAATCTCTTTTTCAGCTGTTTTTTTCTCGCGTTCTAAGCGTTTAGCAAAAAGTTCATTTTCCTGTTTCTTTTTGGCTTCAAATTCGGTTTTTGCCTTTTCGAATTGCTCGTTTTTAAGTTCTAATTCTTTGGC is a window encoding:
- a CDS encoding DUF2130 domain-containing protein, which produces MAEQSSIQCPSCGTTIDVNDILKHQLEDSIRKEYQQKANAQAKELELKNEQFEKAKTEFEAKKKQENELFAKRLEREKKTAEKEITEKVKNKLAEENKDRLVAMEKELSEKSEKLRELNKMEGEIAKLQREKLEMKEAIEAEAQKQLNATLVLERDKIRKQEEEKNELKIKEYQKQSDDQKKLIEEMKRKQEQGSMQLQGEVMELAIEEWLANNFPLDTIDEVKKGANGADCLQIVNTRELQNCGSIYYESKRTKAFQPAWIEKFKNDIRTKRANIGVLVTEVMPAGMDRMGMRDGIWICTYEEFKGLSAVLRQSLIQVSQAVQAQENKGDKMSMLYDFLTSNEFRLQIEGIVEGFTQMQSDLDSEKRAMQRIWKQREKQIEKVIHNTLGMYGSIRGIAGNAVQTVRALELDFVDEEKDLNEELE